Proteins from a single region of Dasypus novemcinctus isolate mDasNov1 chromosome 16, mDasNov1.1.hap2, whole genome shotgun sequence:
- the LOC101416055 gene encoding histone H2B type 2-E-like, whose translation MVLHYNTSPGFLQSDTGLESWKQGLIPKVRPEQFRAGWNCPPTQVPALQKGSKKAVSKAQKDCKKRKRVCSGSYSICVCRVLKQVHPDTCIFSKAMGIMNSFINDIVGKASLVVSYNKCSTLTSRESQMAMHLLLPGELAKHPASEGSKAVTKYTSAK comes from the exons ATGGTTTTACATTATAACACGTCGCCTGGCTTCCTTCAAAGTGACACCGGCCTGGAGAGTTGGAAGCAAGGACTTATCCCCAAAGTACGGCCAGAGCAGTTCCGGGCTGGATGGAACTGCC CACCCACCCAGGTCCCTGCCCTCCAGAAGGGCTCCAAGAAGGCAGTGAGCAAGGCGCAGAAGGACTGCAAGAAGCGCAAGCGTGTGTGCTCAGGGAGTTACTCCATCTGTGTGTGCAGGGTGCTGAAGCAGGTGCACCCCGACACCTGCATCTTCTCCAAGGCCATGGGCATCATGAACTCCTTCATCAATGACATCGTGGGCAAGGCATCACTCGTGGTGAGTTACAACAAGTGCTCAACCCTCACATCCAGGGAGAGCCAGATGGCCATGCACCTGCTGCTTCCCGGGGAGCTGGCCAAGCACCCCGCGTCCGAGGGCTCCAAGGCCGTCACCAAGTACACCAGTGCCAAGTGA